A window from Centropristis striata isolate RG_2023a ecotype Rhode Island chromosome 2, C.striata_1.0, whole genome shotgun sequence encodes these proteins:
- the rhpn2 gene encoding rhophilin-2, with translation MTDTLLPNGIKDGRGDSSYFRKGCNPFAQTGRSKLQNKRASLNQQIIKQMRMRAGAENLLKATSNNKVKEMVMLELSYVNSNLQLLMGQLEGLNSSVEVYQNTQETANIPLIALGLKETKDIDFSTFFKDFILEHYSEDGNSFEDEIADLMDLRQACKTPSRDEAGVELLAKYSSHLPLMESRFFAPNRQTGIFFTWYDSFTGVPVCQQNLSLEKASILFNMAALYSQIGTRSDRQTIAGLEEAISSFQKSAGILNQLKETYTHTPSYDMSPAMLSMLIRMMLAQAQECLFEKTALPGIRNQFHSLMKMAQEAAKVSEIYDQVHQSMIQTPIKDHVPFFWSTMSQVKTNHYRSMAHYFVASALLDHQLGLSDDEDQQEKTLSQVYDRLPEGRSALDILKKKEERERIGKAHIRRAILGHEEALRIYGLCHHLNQLEILEDILRASHQRSLNKYSENENEEEFTDYTEAPDIISKTEHKAEMEFPTTTKVKVTDFFQRLGPLSVFSAKQRWTAPRTIQLRPEDRDLGFTLKGESPVQVVSLDPLCPAAADGLKEGDYIVVVGDTDCKWMGVSDVMRLLKDVNEEGIEIQVVSIMDSNPPMPTKSATFCGNLPKTYSMICLAYDDDDKNPKSRKVTKKSSFLNWGLKNRLKSASTLSLPTADHSGALPWNKPCPTFPSSSSYNNDSALY, from the exons ggTTGTAACCCGTTCGCCCAGACTGGACGAAGCAAACTGCAGAATAAACGAGCCAGTCTGAACCAACAGATCATCAAGCAGATGAGGATGAGGGCCGGAGCTGAGAACCTGCTGAA GGCTACATCAAACAACAAGGTTAAAGAGATGGTTATGTTGGAGCTGAGCTACGTTAACTCCAACCTGCAGCTGCTGATGGGTCAGCTGGAAGGACTCAACAGCTCGGTGGAGGTCTACCAGAACACACA GGAAACCGCCAACATCCCCCTCATTGCTCTGGGTCTGAAGGAGACCAAAGACATCGACTTCTCCACTTTTTTCAAG GACTTCATCTTGGAGCACTACAGTGAAGATGGAAACAGTTTTGAAGATGAGATTGCTGACCTGATGGACCTGCGACAG GCTTGCAAAACACCAAGTCGTGACGAGGCCGGGGTGGAACTGCTGGCGAAGTACTCCAGCCATCTTCCTCTGATGGAGAGCCGATTCTTCGCACCAAACCGCCAGACTGGCATCTTCTTCACCTG GTACGACTCCTTCACAGGAGTGCCAGTATGCCAACAGAACCTGTCACTGGAGAAGGCCAGCATCCTCTTCAACATGGCCGCCCTCTACTCACAGATCGGTACCCGTAGCGACCGACAGACGATAGCCGGCCTTGAGGAGGCCATCTCTTCTTTCCAGAAAAGTGCAG GTATCCTGAACCAACTGAAGGAAACATACACCCACACTCCCAGCTACGACATGAGCCCAGCCATGCTCAGTATGCTGATTAGAATGATGCTTGCTCAGGCTCAGGAGTGCCTGTTTGAGAAGACTGCACTGCCTGGGATCCGAAACCAGTTTCATTCCCTGATGAAAATGGCTCAGGAGGCCGCCAAG GTCTCAGAAATCTACGACCAAGTCCATCAGTCAATGATCCAGACGCCAATCAAAGACCATGTACCGTTCTTCTGGTCCACCATGTCACAAGTCAAAACCAACCACTACCGCTCCATGGCACACTACTTTGTAGCCTCAGCTCTCCTGGACCACCAGT TGGGACTCAGTGATGATGAGGACCAACAGGAGAAGACCTTGTCGCAGGTCTATGATCGTCTTCCTGAGGGACGCTCTGCTCTGGACATCctgaaaaagaaagaggaacGTGAACGCATTG GTAAAGCACATATTCGTCGGGCCATACTGGGTCATGAAGAGGCTCTGAGGATCTATGGTTTGTGCCACCACTTGAACCAGCTGGAGATTCTGGAGGACATTTTAAGAGCCAGTCACCAGCGCTCGCTCAACAAGTACAGCGAGAATGAAAATGAGGAAGAGTTCACTGACTACACGGAGGCCCCAGACATCATCT CTAAAACAGAGCACAAAGCAGAGATGGAGTTTCCAACAACCACAAAGGTGAAAGTCACAGACTTCTTCCAGAGGCTG GGCCCTCTGTCAGTCTTCTCAGCCAAACAGCGGTGGACAGCTCCACGGACAATACAGCTTCGCCCAGAGGACAGAGACCTGGGCTTCACCCTGAAAGGAGAATCACCAGTTCAGGTGGTTTCGTTGGACCCCCTCTGCCCAGCTGCT GCTGACGGTCTGAAAGAAGGAGACTACATTGTTGTTGTGGGCGACACAGATTGTAAATGGATGGGCGTGAGCGATGTGATGCGGTTGCTGAAGGATGTGAATGAGGAGGGGATTGAAATCCAAGTTGTCAGCATTATGGACAGCAACCCTCCAATG CCTACCAAGAGTGCCACTTTCTGCGGAAACCTGCCTAAGACCTACTCCATGATTTGTCTGGCCTATGATGATGACGACAAGAACCCCAAGTCCCGCAAGGTAACCAAGAAGTCATCCTTCCTCAACTGGGGTCTGAAGAACCGTCTGAAGAGCGCCAGCACCCTCAGCCTTCCCACGGCCGACCACTCCGGTGCCCTTCCCTGGAACAAGCCCTGTCCCACATTCCCCAGCTCCAGCTCCTACAACAATGACAGTGCCCTCTACTGA